Proteins from a single region of Allocatelliglobosispora scoriae:
- a CDS encoding ABC transporter ATP-binding protein has translation MTISSAAVRAAELTKVYGDGDARVVALAGVDVEFARGELTAIMGPSGSGKSTLMHCVAGLDKPTGGRAWVGDVELTGLGDDDLTILRRDRIGFVFQAFNLLPTLTAWENITLPLDLAGKAVDRFFADTIIGAVGLADRLGHRPSQLSGGQQQRVACARALISKPDVVFADEPTGALDSRSSAELLAFLRRSVDELGQTVVMVTHDPTAASYADRVLFLADGRLVDELRSPSADRVLDRMKSLETATAGVGA, from the coding sequence ATGACGATTTCCAGCGCGGCCGTCCGGGCCGCCGAGTTGACCAAGGTCTACGGGGATGGCGACGCCCGGGTGGTGGCGCTCGCCGGGGTGGACGTGGAGTTCGCCCGGGGCGAGCTGACCGCCATCATGGGGCCGTCCGGTTCCGGCAAGTCGACCCTGATGCACTGTGTGGCGGGGTTGGACAAGCCGACCGGCGGCCGGGCCTGGGTGGGCGATGTCGAGCTGACCGGCCTCGGCGACGACGACCTGACGATCCTGCGCCGGGACCGGATCGGCTTCGTCTTCCAGGCCTTCAACCTGCTGCCCACGCTCACGGCCTGGGAGAACATCACCCTCCCGCTCGACCTGGCCGGGAAGGCCGTGGACCGGTTCTTCGCCGACACGATCATCGGCGCGGTGGGCCTCGCCGACCGGCTGGGGCACCGGCCGAGCCAGCTCTCCGGCGGCCAGCAGCAGCGGGTCGCCTGCGCGCGGGCGCTCATCTCCAAGCCCGACGTGGTCTTCGCCGACGAGCCGACCGGGGCCCTGGACTCGCGCAGCTCCGCCGAGCTGCTCGCCTTCCTGCGGCGCAGCGTCGACGAGCTGGGCCAGACCGTGGTGATGGTCACCCACGACCCGACAGCGGCGTCGTACGCGGACCGGGTGCTCTTCCTCGCCGACGGCAGGCTCGTCGACGAACTGCGCTCGCCCAGCGCCGACCGGGTGCTGGACCGGATGAAGTCCCTGGAGACGGCGACCGCCGGGGTGGGTGCCTGA
- a CDS encoding ABC transporter permease, which yields MLRAVLRDMRAHPGRVAMTLVAIVLGVAFVVATWIVSDSAAATVGEGNSRGDLAVQVTAKEHGEGLKPAELDRLAALPGVARASGVVVGSTGLVQSNGKLGDTYFPEQGGTSWDGSERFTLVTGRGPTAAGEVALEEEAAQNAKLGTGDTARLLRADGSSATATVVGVFTYRRTADDYTPAVAYDPATALRELGGDYAWIELFGADPSAIAAAATNPALAVRTGAELAAQRQGEADSEAKVVRMFLLAFAGVAVLAGMFVIANTFTMLVAQRTRQFALLRAVGARRRQVRRAVLAEAAVLGLVGATIGAATGLGLAWVAMRLLRTTGETVIFAVSPFAIIVGYLVGVVVTVVAAYGSARRGSAVAPIAALGTDAALPRRSLVVRTVAGAVILAGGVAAVAATSGPELTDPKRFVGMSGALASWAAILLLAPLLASAVLVPLSRLISRRGSAVARLAVRNAIRDPRRTAATASALMIGLALVTAFATVGASLTTFINGAIRDEVPSSTLIVQSAQGFLSLPPSVVGQVAAVSGVESHAAPAQSYGEIVAHGRRTPVNVTAVERGALGRTLTPEIVAGTADLAGGVLLSEDDAKELGIGLGDEVTVGDKDRRPVTAKVTGIYAHSQFLGGVVIDKAAYPAAEGDYIAAAFVAGADRAVLDKAFADRPDVVVIDREELLRQFTEPLDLALGIVYALLGAAVLIAVFGVVNTLALSVLERTREIGVFRAVGATRRLVRRSVRLESIVIAGYGGLLGVGVGVLLGGVMQHVIIGTSIFGMTVPLPVVAGALAGMVVVGVLAALWPARRAARTDVLSAIATA from the coding sequence ATGCTGCGTGCAGTGCTGCGAGACATGCGGGCCCACCCGGGCCGGGTGGCGATGACGCTGGTCGCGATCGTGCTCGGGGTGGCGTTCGTGGTGGCGACGTGGATCGTCTCCGACTCGGCGGCGGCGACCGTCGGCGAGGGCAACTCCCGGGGCGACCTCGCCGTGCAGGTGACGGCGAAGGAGCACGGCGAAGGGCTGAAGCCGGCCGAGCTCGACCGGCTCGCCGCGCTGCCGGGGGTGGCCCGGGCGAGCGGAGTGGTGGTCGGCAGCACCGGCCTGGTCCAGTCCAACGGGAAGCTCGGCGACACCTACTTCCCGGAGCAGGGCGGCACGAGCTGGGACGGCAGCGAGCGGTTCACGCTCGTCACCGGCCGGGGACCGACGGCTGCGGGAGAGGTGGCGCTGGAGGAGGAGGCGGCGCAGAACGCCAAGCTCGGCACCGGTGACACCGCTCGGCTGCTGCGGGCCGACGGCAGCTCCGCGACGGCCACGGTGGTCGGGGTCTTCACCTACCGCAGGACCGCCGACGACTACACCCCGGCGGTCGCCTACGACCCGGCCACGGCGCTGCGCGAACTCGGCGGCGACTACGCCTGGATCGAACTCTTCGGCGCCGACCCGTCGGCGATCGCCGCCGCCGCCACGAACCCGGCGCTCGCGGTGCGCACCGGGGCCGAACTCGCGGCGCAGCGGCAGGGGGAGGCCGACAGCGAGGCGAAGGTGGTGCGGATGTTCCTGCTCGCCTTCGCCGGAGTGGCGGTGCTCGCCGGGATGTTCGTCATCGCCAACACGTTCACGATGCTCGTCGCGCAGCGCACCCGGCAGTTCGCGCTGCTGCGGGCCGTCGGTGCCCGGCGCCGGCAGGTACGCCGGGCCGTGCTCGCCGAAGCCGCCGTGCTGGGCCTCGTCGGCGCCACGATCGGCGCCGCGACCGGCCTGGGCCTCGCCTGGGTGGCGATGCGGCTGCTGCGGACGACGGGCGAGACGGTGATCTTCGCCGTCTCCCCGTTCGCGATCATCGTCGGCTACCTCGTCGGGGTGGTGGTGACCGTGGTCGCCGCGTACGGATCGGCTCGTCGGGGATCCGCCGTCGCCCCGATCGCGGCACTCGGCACCGATGCGGCGCTGCCGCGCCGGTCGCTGGTGGTGCGGACGGTCGCCGGCGCGGTGATCCTCGCCGGCGGGGTGGCGGCGGTGGCGGCGACATCGGGCCCGGAGCTCACCGACCCGAAACGGTTCGTCGGGATGAGCGGGGCGCTCGCGTCGTGGGCCGCGATCCTGCTGCTGGCGCCGCTGCTCGCCTCCGCCGTCCTGGTCCCGCTGTCCCGGCTGATCAGCCGACGGGGTTCGGCCGTGGCACGGCTCGCCGTACGCAACGCGATCCGGGATCCCCGGCGGACGGCGGCGACGGCATCGGCCCTGATGATCGGGCTGGCGCTGGTGACGGCGTTCGCCACGGTGGGTGCCTCGCTGACCACCTTCATCAACGGGGCCATCCGCGACGAGGTGCCGTCGAGCACGCTGATCGTGCAGTCGGCGCAGGGGTTCCTGAGCCTGCCGCCGAGCGTGGTCGGGCAGGTCGCCGCGGTGTCCGGTGTGGAGAGTCACGCCGCACCGGCACAGAGCTACGGCGAGATCGTGGCGCACGGTCGGCGTACCCCCGTGAATGTCACCGCCGTGGAGCGCGGCGCGCTGGGCCGGACCCTGACCCCCGAGATCGTCGCGGGGACCGCGGACCTCGCGGGCGGCGTGCTGCTGTCGGAGGACGACGCGAAGGAGCTCGGGATCGGGCTCGGCGACGAGGTCACCGTGGGGGACAAGGACCGCAGACCGGTGACCGCGAAGGTGACCGGGATCTATGCCCACAGCCAGTTCCTCGGCGGGGTCGTCATCGACAAGGCGGCCTATCCGGCGGCGGAGGGCGACTACATCGCGGCGGCGTTCGTGGCGGGCGCGGACCGGGCGGTGCTGGACAAGGCGTTCGCGGACCGGCCGGACGTGGTCGTGATCGACCGGGAGGAGCTGCTGCGGCAGTTCACCGAGCCGCTGGACCTGGCGCTCGGCATCGTCTACGCACTGCTCGGAGCCGCCGTGCTCATCGCGGTCTTCGGCGTCGTCAACACGCTGGCGCTGTCGGTGCTGGAGCGGACCAGGGAGATCGGCGTCTTCCGCGCGGTCGGCGCGACGAGGCGGTTGGTGCGGCGGTCGGTGCGGCTGGAGAGCATCGTCATCGCCGGGTACGGCGGCCTGCTGGGCGTGGGTGTCGGCGTGCTGCTCGGGGGAGTGATGCAGCACGTCATCATCGGTACGTCGATCTTCGGCATGACCGTGCCGCTGCCGGTGGTGGCGGGCGCCCTCGCCGGAATGGTCGTGGTGGGAGTCCTGGCGGCCCTGTGGCCCGCCCGCCGGGCAGCCCGCACCGACGTCCTCTCAGCGATCGCCACGGCGTGA
- a CDS encoding SigE family RNA polymerase sigma factor, with amino-acid sequence MERGDFDEFVVQRSQRLLRTAYLLTRDWAAAEDLLQAALVKLWFAWKRVDRDPEAYARRIIVTSYISLRRRLWTREIVRGELPERAVPDEMHRHAERDALWQALRRLGPRQRAIIVLRYYEDLSDARIAEMLGVAVTTVRSQASRALAVLRKESELDNARERTLSGGRK; translated from the coding sequence GTGGAACGGGGCGACTTCGACGAGTTCGTGGTGCAGCGCTCGCAGCGGCTGCTGCGGACGGCCTACCTGCTGACCAGGGACTGGGCCGCGGCCGAGGACCTGCTGCAGGCGGCGCTGGTGAAGCTCTGGTTCGCCTGGAAACGGGTGGACCGCGATCCGGAGGCATACGCCCGGCGGATCATCGTGACGAGCTACATCTCGCTGCGGCGCAGGCTGTGGACGAGGGAGATCGTTCGGGGCGAGCTGCCCGAGCGGGCGGTGCCCGACGAGATGCACCGCCACGCCGAGCGGGACGCGCTGTGGCAGGCTCTGCGCCGCCTCGGCCCACGGCAGCGGGCGATCATCGTGCTCCGCTACTACGAGGACCTCTCCGACGCCCGGATCGCCGAGATGCTGGGCGTCGCCGTCACCACCGTCCGCAGCCAGGCCAGCCGAGCGCTCGCCGTGCTGCGGAAGGAGTCCGAACTGGATAACGCGCGAGAGCGCACGCTGAGCGGGGGCAGGAAATGA